In the genome of Vicinamibacterales bacterium, the window GGCAGTCGCTTCGGCAAGGACCATCTCTGCTGAGCGGGATGGCTGCGGCCCCACAGCGCGGCGGCGGGGTTCGATGAGCAGGCGGAGCGCGTAGCCTTCCGGTGCGCCGGTGGCAGGGCGCGAGGGACCGACCCGGTAGACCGCCGACATGATCTTGCCCTGACGCAGGCACACGGGCAACGTGTCTGACGTCTCGCAGCGCTCGGCCTGTAGTGCCACCAGCCTGAACAGCGGAATCGCTGAGCCGGTCACGCTTTCCACGTAAGCGCCCGTCTCACTGATGTTGCGGATCATCACGCTGTTGAATCGAGTCGTCCCACGCGCATCTTTCCACACCATGCGCCCTGCCACTCCGAGCGCCTGGCGTTCCGCGTGGCGAAGTTCTCGCGTCCGATCAGTCTGTCTGGTCATCGTCAAGGTCGAGCTCATGCCTACGAACAGTATCAATCCATGGTCCAGTAGGCCAAATTATTGGCCGGTCCTGTCCAGATCTCAGTAAATGACTGCGGCAATGCTGTTTAGGAAGAGTGACGGACGACCGACAGTGCGGGGGGTATGGATACTTAGGTAACAGTAACGACGTCAACTGGATACTAAGTATCGCGAGCTAAGCTCATCCATCTAGCTTGGCGCCGTCCAGACCGAGGCGCCGCATCTTCAGATACAGGCCGCGGCGGGTGAGGCCGAGCACGCGAGCCGTTTCGGAGATGTTTCCCGTGCTCCGCGCGAGCGCGACGCGGATCATCTCGCGCTCGAGCTGTTCGACGGCTGTGCCGAGGGGGATGTCGGTCCGCAGTGACGATCCCGGGCGCGAGTCGGTCGCCCGGGGCGCCTCATCCTGCAAGGCGGCGAATCCCGGCGACAGGTGATCGGGTCGGACCAGGCCGTCGGGCCCGCTGAGGGCGACGGCCCGCTGGATCTCGTTGCGGAGCTGACGGACGTTGCCAGGCCACCAGTGCTGGGAGAACAGATCCAGGGAATCCTCGCTCAACTGCACGTCCGGCTTGCCCAGCCGCTCGCAGGCTTCACGAAGGAACAGCGCGCAGAGGTGTGGGATCTCCTCACGGCGCTCGCGGAGCGGCGGCACGTGGATGCGGATCACCGTGAGGCGGTAGTACAGGTCCTCCCGGAACTTGCCCTCGGCCACGCGTTGCTCGAGATCGGCGTTGGTGGCGGCGATGACGCGAACGTCCACGCGCTGGGGCCGCGTCTCGCCGACTGGCATGATCTCGCTCTGTTCTAGGAAACGCAGGAGCTTCGGCTGCACCTCGAGCGGGAGGTCCCCTATCTCATCGAGGAACAGGCTGCCGCCGGCCGCCGACCGGATCAGGCCCGCCTGGTCTTCAATCGCGCCGGTGAACGACCCGCGCCGATGGCCGAACAACTGGCTGTCGGCCAGTTCCCGCGTCGTGGTGGTGCAGTTGTAGGGAAGAAACATGCCTCCACTGCGAGGCGAGCCGAGATGGATCGCGCGGGCCACCAGTTCCTTGCCGGTGCCGCTCTCACCCGTGATGAGCACGGTGAGGTCGTTGCCCTGCAGCCGCTCAATCTGTTCGACGACGCGCGACATGGCGGCGCTGGCGCAGACGAAGCCTGGGAGGATGGCGTCCAAGGTCCGCATGGCGCGCTCTTCCGCCGGCCGGGCCGCACGTTCGCGGCTTCCGCAGAGGGCGAATCCCTGGCGCGCCACCGCCGCAATCATGCGGATCCGGCGGGTGATGGGCTGACCGATCGGGCGCGGCGACGCCACCGCGCCCAACCGCTGGTCGTCGCCTTCGTGGCCCAGCGATTCGACGAGGATCTCGCCCATGCCGTACGCCTGGCCTCGGATCGCCGATCGGGCGAGCGCCGACGCCGCGTCCTGATCGCAACCCGCAGCCGACACGATACGCAGCTGGTCGCCCGCACGCAGGAACACGACCGCGGCATCACCGCCAGAGGCTTCGTGCAGGGCGGAGGCGGTCTCGAGGGCCAGCAGGGCCGGCATGACTGCCGCATCCACCAATCGGCGGACGATGATGTCATCCGCTTCGCCGGGAGCGGACAGATACTCGCCGGTTGCCAGGGCCGGCGGCTGCAGGTCGATGCTGCGCGCATCCGCCAGATCGGGGGCGGCTCCGAGGCGCTCGAAGACGGCGATCGCCTCGTGCAGGTGCTGCTCGGCCAGCGACCGGGCGCCGACGCGCGCCACGAGTCGGCCGAGCGCCAGTCGGCTCAGTGCCGATTGGTACCGCTCGCCGAGCAACTCGAACATGCTCGCGCTCTGCGCGAGGTCGTGGTACGCGTCGGTCGAACGTCCTCGGCGGACGTGGAGTTGCGCGCGGAGCCGAAGGTAATCGCCCCAGGCTCCGGGCATCGTGCGGGGATCCAGCCGGGCGCTGATCAACGCGAGGCGCTGCTCCGCATCTTCCAGCCGTTCGTCGCCGAGGACAGCCTCGGCCGCCAGCAACTCCGCCTGCAGCGCGTCGGCTGGCGGCACGCCCTGGGTCGCGGCGATGTCGGTCGCCATCCGGAGTGCATCCGGGCGCATCCCGCGCCGCAGTGCCAAGCGCGCGGTCAGCAGCCGCACCGACCATTCATACCAGTGGCTCGTCTGCTGACCGTAGGTGCCGTACGCGTCGCTGGCCCGCTGGAGGCAGCTCTCGCTCGCGTCGTACTCACCGCGAATCAGGTGGATCTGCGCGAGGGTGTCGAACACCGCGCCCGTGGTCTCGTGCGACTGGACGGGGCTCCGGATGTCGAGCGCGCGGCGGAGCGCGCGCTCGGCCCGCGCGAGGTCGCCGAGGCGCACGCAGATCTGACCGAGCGTGGCGAGCGCGACAGCGAGCCCATGGAGTGAACCGGTTCTCTCGTGCAGGCTGACGGAGCGATCGGCGAGGGCCAGTGCCTGGTCGTGGCGGTGGCGCAGGAGCGAGACGTTCGCCTGGTTGCCGCAGACGATCGCCAGGACGTCTTCGGCCTGGGCGACGCTCGCAAGCTGCTCCGCCTGTCGCAGCGCCGCCATCGATTCGTCGAGGCGACCCGATTCGGCGTAGACGATGCCCGAGAGCGAATGACAGAGCGCGAGGTGCCGCCGGTCACCGACCGCATTGAGCGCAGAGATCGCCTTGCCGATCTCCTCGCGGACGATGGCGGCGTCTCCGACCTTCCGATAGCTGAAGGCCAACTCGAAATGCGCGAGGCCGATGGCGCGTGACTCGAGCGCGAGTTCGGCCTGGCGCAGTGCGCGACCGAGGAGCGCGATGGCGCGCGACTGATCGCCGCGGAGCGCCGCCAGCCGACCGTGCAGGCGCCACAGGGCCGACAGCCGTGCCGGCGGGATGCGTTCCCGCAGCACGTCTGGCGGCCGGCCCAGCACCGTGCTCGCCTGCTGGACGTCGTCGCGCAGCAGCCAGGCTTCCGCCATGGCGCAGCGCACGCCCAACTCGTCTTCCCGGCGAAGCCCGGGAGCGGACAGCGCCTGCGAGAGCGCCTCGATGGCGTCCACGCCGCGACCGCGCTGGAGCGCGGCCGTAGCCCGGGCCATCAACGACGGGAATGGCGGGGCGGACACGGCGAGAGTATAACCCGGCCCGATTCGTCCGCCTCCCCATCCTTGGTACTGACGCGTATAATCAGCGCATGGCTGAGACACCGCTCGATCTGGTGGGGGGGCGCTACCGGGTGCTCGGGACCCTCGGGAAGGGCGCGATGGGGCTTGTGTTCATGGCCCACGACCCCGTGCTCGATCGCAAGGTCGCGATCAAGCAGATGACCGCGGAGATCGCCGACAACGAGGAGCTCCGCCAGCGCTTCTACGTGGAAGCGCGCGCGGCGGCCCGGTTGAACCACCCGAACATCATCACCATCCACGAGCTGAGCGAGTCGGGCGGCGAGATCTACATGGTGATGGAACTGCTCGAGGGCAAGTCGCTCGCAAGTCTGATCCAGGAGCGTGCCGTGCCGTTGTCGCTCGAGGCGACGCTCGACGTGATGGCGCAGGTGTGCGACGGCCTCGACTACGCACACCAGCGCGCGATCGTGCACCGGGACATCAAGCCTGCGAATCTGTTCGTGACGCCATCCGGGACCGCGAAGGTCCTCGACTTCGGGATCGCGCGCCTCGGGTCGCTGCACATGACGGCCGCGGGCGCGTTGATCGGGACCCCGGACTACATGTCGCCAGAACAGGTGCGTGGCGACGAGATTGACCGTCGCACGGATCTGTGGGCCGTCGGAGCGGTGTTGTATCAGCTGCTGTCGGGGGCGAAGCCCTTCGAGGGCAAGCCGCTGGCGAGGCTGCTGATGGCCATCACGCAGACGCCGCACGTGCCGCTGCAGCAGCGGGCGCCGTCGGTGCCGAGAAGCGTGTCGGATCTCGTGGATCGGCTGTTGTCGAAGCCCAGAGATGCACGGCCGGCGAGCGCCGGCCTCGTGCGCGACGAGTTGAGAGCGATTCTCGGGCGGGAGTCGAGTACGTCGACGAGAGCACGGCTCTCCGACGACGACTACGGCGAGACCGTGTTCATGCAGTCGCCTGTCGCGGCCGCCCCGGCCAGGATTCCCCAGGTACCGACCCCGCCGCCGCCGGCGCCGCCGACCCCGCCACCGGTTCGGCTGCCGGAGCCCGCGCACGAGATCGAGACCGTCGCCATGAAGGCCACTCCGGTGGAGACGCTTGCGCCGTCGGGGCGGTCGATGCCCACCTCAACCGGCGCCATTCCGGTTCTCGATCTGCCAACCAGACCTGTGTCGACACCGCCATCGCGGCCTGCGCCGCCGCCGGCGACCCCGGCGCGGCCGACCGCTGCCGCGGCCCCAGTGGCACCGCCGCCTCCTCCTGTGGCTTCGAAGCCAGCCGCAGCCGTGGCTCGTCCCGTGGTGCCGCCGGTGCCGGCACCCGCGACCGCACCGCCCGCGAAGAGCGGCAGGTCGATCGCCGCGGTCGTGGCGGTCCTCGTGGTCGGCCTTCTCGGCCTGCTGTCGGTCGCCGGCGGAGCTTGGTGGTACTTCAGACCAGCCCAGACACCGGCGACGACGTCCGCGACGGCACCTGCAGGTCCGGCGGCCGGCGCAGCCGGCACGCAGCCCGCACAGAGCGGAACAACGCCCTCGGTGGCGCAGCCTGCAGCCGCCGTCGAGCCGCCGCCCAGTACGGCGACGCAGCTTTCCGCTTCAGCCGAACCACCTCCGGCAGCGTCGGCTGCCAACACGACCGATCCCAAGCGGACGAAGTCGACGCCCCCAGCCCCGTCGGCGCCTGCCAGAACGGAGACGGATGCGCGACCCGCGCCGAGCGCCGCCGGCCCGGCGCCGGCGGCTGGGAAGCGGGGGGGGACCGCCCCCCTTGACAGTGGCGTAACGGCGAGCCAGGGCAGGCGCGAGACGCTGAGGCAGGACACAGTCGATGCGCTTGCGGGGCGTTCAGGTCAGGCGTACGACGGCAGCCAGGAACAGTCGAACGTGGCTGCGGTGAATCGCATCAACGAGGTGCTCGGACGCTACGTGCAGGCGCTCGTCCACGGTGACGAGGCCGTATTGGGCGAGGTCCGCACGTCCCTGTCGAGCGAGGAATCAGGCTTTGTTCGGGCTCGGGCGCTCAAAGTACGCCTCGACGGCGTGCGCGTCGAAGTGAACGGTACCGAAGCCACTGCGCGGTGTCGCCGGACCGTGGAAGGCACGTCGGCGTTCGGCACGTCGATCCACGAAGAGGGCAACGCCGTGTTCCGCCTGACCCGGAAGGTCACGGGTTGGATGATCACCGACGTGCGATGAGGCCAGCGCCGTGTGCGTCTGCGCGTCCCCGTACCGGCGGCGGAGACGGGCGCGCGACGCCAACTCGCGTGCGTTTCAGGCGGGAGCGCGCTACGATCCAGTCATGGCCAGAGGATGGGAGAGCAAGGGAGTCGAGACGCAGCAGGAGGAAGCCGTGCGCATGCGGACGGTGACCACCGGAGACGCTGGCGCGGACGAGCGCCGCGACCAGACACGCCGGGCAACACTCCAACTCGCCCGGGCGCGAGCCGTCGCGGACCTCGGACGGGCCAAGAGCAAGCCGCACCGCGAGATGCTCGAGCGGGCGATCGCGGATCTCGATGAACAGTTGCAGGGGTGAGCGGAACTCCGGGCGTGGCGGGCCGCTCAGCTCCCGAGGATGCGGCTGAACAGGGATGACTTCCTGGCTACCACGCAGTTCTTGCCCCGGTGCTTCGCTTCGTAAAGGCTGTCGTCTGCGCGCTTGACGATCGTCTCCGGTGTGTCTCCGGCCGACATCTCGGTGGCGCCCGCGCTGATGGTGTAGATGAGTCGCTCGGTCCGGCCGCCGTGAGCAAATTCGTAGACGGTCCCGGCGACGTGCGCGATCAGGTCGCGAATGCGCGGCTCAGCCTGGCGTAGCGACGTGCCGCTCATCAGCAGCGCGAATTCCTCTCCGCCGTAGCGCGCGACGAGATCATCGGGACGCACCTGCGAGGTCAGCGCGCGGGCCAAGGCGAGGAGCACGCGGTCGCCGACGAGGTGGCCATACGTATCATTGACCCCCTTGAAATTGTCGATGTCGAGCAGTGCCAGGACGAAGGGCGTCTGGCTCTGCTGCGCGCGCGCCAGCCAGCGCCGGAGCGACTGATCGAACGTGCCCCGGTTGGCCACCTGCGTGAGCGGGTCGAGTGCGGCTGCGACCTCCGTTTCCACGAGCTTCGCCTGCAACGCGTCGATCCGCATGTTGAGCTTCGAGTAGTACGCGTCCTCGCGTTCCTGCTTCTCGGCCACGAACCGGTTCAGCGCTGACACTTCCTGCGAGATCCGTCGTTTCAGGTCGCGGATGTCCTCGACTTCCGCCAGCGTGTGGAACCGGTCCGAGTGTCCTGTCAGTTGCTTGTTGACCGACACCGCTTCCCCGGCGAGTTTGTCGATCGCCGACGTGAGCGTGCCGATCAAGTCCTTGATCTCGGTCTCGCGCTCGGCCGAGAAGTCGGCGGCCCGCGCGAAGAAGTCCCGGCACGTCGAACTGCACTCGTTCGCCAGACGGCCGAGCGTGCTCGGTGTCGTCTCCTTCGCCAGATCTTCACGGTACCGCTGGATCCGCTGCCGGAATGCCGTCGTATTGAGCGTCTGGCTGTCGGCCGCCTCCTGGCCGATGAGCGCCAGCAGCTGGTCGACGAGCCGCGCCAGCGGGCTCACGGTCGTGTCGATTGGGCGGGCGAGGCCGAGTTCGATGGGTCGATCGGTCATGTTCGGACACTGGCGAGGCGGCTGGTCTCAGGTTGGTAATCGGGCTTCGACGTGGGATCTTGAACGACGCCGGTCGGCACTCACTGCCGGCCGGTCAGCGGCACGCCCCAACCTAGCGCCAGATCCCTGATGTTCAGCAGCATCAGGACCCTGACACCCTGTTCCGCCATCCGCGCCGTGACGCCGCGATCCACCGAGCGGTCGAACGGGCCGGGCGGGATGAAGCCGCTTCTCAAGCGCAGGATTTCCGAGGATCGGCCCAGGCTCGCCGATGCGCCGCCCACGTTCACGTAGAGCTTGACCGGGCGGCCGTTCGCGATGCGACGATAGGCGTCCATCCGCTGCCGGACGGCGTCGGCGAAATCGCGTGGACGGAGCGTCGGGACGCCGAGGTGCCGGGCACTGTGCTCGAGCGTCTGCCACGCCATCGCCCGTCCGTCGGGCTCGAGGTCGAGAGCCATGTCGGCCTCACCGCCTGCGGTCACCGCGATCGACGCACGGGAGATGACGCCCGCGTCGACGAGTCGCGCCTCCATCTCCGGCCACGTGAAGCCGGGTTGCGTGGCGCCCCACGTGGAGGCCGTGACCGACGACACGGCCGCCAGATCGGCGCCGAGCGCCTTGCAGGCACATGCGACCGCGAGGTCGAGACCAGGAAACGATCCTGAGAAGCTGGCTGTCACGAGGTCGCCGCGGCCGACGCCGACGGCCGACAGCCGCTCGGTGAGCACGCGAGCCCAGGCGGGGTTGGTGGAGATCCGCTTGGCCTCGAGACTGCCGAGCGTGGTCATCAGCGGCGTCACCTCGCTGCCGATCAGCCCCGAGCGATCGATGCCCGCTTCGGCCTCGCTCTCGATGCGATCCCGCTGCTTGGCGGTCCGGATCACGTCCTCCGCCCGGCGCATCGTCTCTTCGGCGAACGCTGCCCGCCGAGCGAGATCGGCCGGAATGGTCGTGCGCCCGGTCGCGTCAGCGGCCGGTCCGGCGGGAATCGTCGCCGACCGGCCGGCCAGAAGCACCGAGAGTGCGAGGCCACACCCGATCCCGGCGAGGAGACGCGGAGGCACTCTGAATCGTCCGAGCGGCGGTTCGAATCGATCACACATGCGCCAGCACCACCAGAATCACGCGTACGAGCGCGGCGACCAGCAGCGTGGATCCGAGTGTGACCCAGATTCCCTGCGTGAGCGCGGTGTTCGCGATCAGGCCGGGAACGATGTAGCCGATCGCGCGGAGGCCGCCGGCTTCGGCGGGAAACGTCAGTTGAAGCTGCGCGAACGCGGCGTTCAACAGGAAGCCGGTGAGGATCGTCACGCCGAATCGGCGCCGGCCGTACAGCACGACGAGCCGCGAGATTCCGAAACGGACGGCGAGCCACGTGACCAGCGCGACCAGGAGCGTCGCAGCGAGCCGGCCGGGCTGATCGAGGTAGAGCGCCAGGTAGCCGGGGACGACGAGACCTGCCGAAGCAACACCGAACAACTCGGACATCAACAGGCTCAGCGTGAGGCCGATGCCGATTGCCAGTTCAACCACGTGAGGAGGCCTCCTCGAGGACGCGTGGCACATCGAGGCCGCGCGTATTGCCGCAGAAGACGAGTGAACATCCCGACGCTCTGGCGTGCAGCCAGTGGGCGAGTTGCCGCGGCGGGACGAAGTCCGGGGCACGACCTCCGCGGGCTGCGCTCAAGCGGCGCCACACGGTCCGCGGCGGTCGAGATCCCGTGATGATCAACAGGTCGGCATCGCGAAAGTCGCGGCTTTCTCGGGCGAAGCAATCGAGCCGTGGTGCGCGATCGGCCCGATGGTTGTAGATGAGGACCAGCGGCGGGCGCGGCGCCGAACCGCGCGGTTGGTCAGTTGCGGAGACGCCGTCCACGAGCACAGCCAGCGAGGTCGGATCGTTCGCGGCGGTCGCATTCAGCCAGTGCGACTCGCCATTCCGCAGGGACAGGACGCCGTCCCGGGCGGTGCCCGGGTCGAGCGGCGCGCGTTGAAAACCGGTGCGCGCCACGTCATCGGCAATGCCCAGTTCCCGCGTGACGGCCAGCGCGGTGGCCACATCCTCCTCGAACCAGCCCTTGCCGCCGGCGAGCCCGGCCGCGGTCACGCGCGTACCGACCGCCGCCGCACGGGCACGAAACAACGGGTCGAACAGAGGCTCGCCATGGACGAGGACCGCGTGGACCGGAATGGTGTTGGCCAGCGTCGACGCGATCGTCTGCAGGTCATGCCCCATGAGTTCGGTGTGATCGAGTCGTACGTTGGTAATGACGCCGATTGTCGCCCGAACGATCGCGCGCTCGGAAACGTATTGCAGTGTAGGGTCGAGGGCCATGCACTCGACGACGACGGCGCGGGCGCCGTGATGTCGCGCCAGGCGGAGCAAGGCCAGTTGCTCGCGGATGCTGGCCGGACCGCGGCGTACGACGTCGCGCTCGGCGCCGTCGGGCAGGAGGAGACGAGCCGCTGTGCCGGTCGTCTTGCCGAGAGTCGGAACGCCCGCCTCGCGCAGGGCCGACCAGACCAGCCGGGTCACCGTGGATTTCCCACGGGTTCCATTGACGTGGATGCGGATGGGAACGTCGCGCCAGGCCCGGTCGCGGGCCAAACGTTCGAACCCTCCAAGTGCCAGCAGCACGAGCAGGCAGAAGAGTAGCGGCGTGATCACGCGCCAGTATAATAGAACGACCGTGACCCCACGACCACGTCGCACGTCTTGTGCACTGTTCGTCGTCTTGGTGCTCCACGCCGCGGGATGTCAATGGCGCGAGCCGTCCCGCGACATCGTGCCGCCGCCCCCTGCGCCGGCGGCCGACGTCGCGCCACCACGTCCCCGTATTGTGGTGCTGGGCGACAGTCTGACCGCGGGGCTCGGGCTGTCGAAGGCTGATGCGTACCCCGCGCTCCTCCAGCAGCGGTTGGACCGCGTCGGACTGCGCTGGGAGGTGGTGAACGCGGGCGTGTCGGGCGACACCACCGCGGGCGGCCTCGCCAGGCTGGATTGGGCGCTCGACGGTGACGTGCGGATCCTCATCGTTGCGTTGGGGGGCAACGACGGGCTGCGCGGGCTCCCCGTCGCCGCCATGAGGCGTAACCTGAGCACGATCATCGAGCGCGCGCACCGCCGGAAGGTCGAAGTGCTGCTGACCGGCATGGAAGTGCTCACGAACATGGGCCCGGAGTACCGGCAGCAGTTCCATGGGGCCTTTCCCGACCTTGCCGGGCAGCACCACGTCGCGTTCCTGCCGTTCCTGCTCGAAGGCGTGGCAGGACGGCCCGACCTGAACCAGAACGACGGCATACACCCGACCGCCGCCGGGGCGCGCATCATCGCCGACCACGTGTGGGCGGTGTTGCAGCCGATGCTGCCGGCGGTCGCACGATGACAATCGCCACACCGATGATCGAACTGCGCGGCGTTTCCAAGACCGTTGCCAGCGGAATCTCGTCGCTGACGATCCTGCATCCGCTCGACCTCGACGTACCGGCCGGGCGGTTCGTGGCGATTACCGGGCCGTCGGGCAGCGGCAAGTCCACGCTGCTCGGCCTGATCGCCGGACTCGACGGGCCGACGAGTGGCACCGTCGTGATCGACGGAACCGACATCACGCGCCTCGACGAGGACCGGCTGGCGCGCCTGCGCGGTCAGAAGATCGGCTTCGTCTTCCAGTTCTTCCATCTGATTCCCTCGCTCACCGCGTACGAGAACGTGATGGTGCCGATGGAGATTGCCGGCCGCGCGGACGCGGCGTCGCGCGCGTCGGTCTTGCTCGCCGAGGTCGGCCTGACGGACCGCGGACATCACTACCCGTCCCAGCTCTCGGGTGGTGAGCAACAGCGAATCGCGATCGCCCGCGCACTGGCCAACGACCCGCTGATCCTGCTGGCCGACGAGCCGACGGGGAATCTCGACACGACGAACGGCCAGCACATCATGGACCTGCTTCGCGACGTGAACCAGCGCCACGGCACGACGCTGGTCCTGGCGACGCACGACGCGCAACTGGCCGCGATGGCGGACGAGCGGCTGGCATTGCGCGACGGCATGTGGGTTCCCGAGGGTCCGGAGTCGAGCGTCTAGGGTCGAGAGCCCAGAGCCCTTTATGTCCTTTGTCCTGCGCATGGCCATTCGCGAGATCCGCGCGTCGTGGCGACGCCTGTTGCTGTTCTTCGTCTGCATCGCGCTCGGCGTGGGCGGGATCGTCCTGCTGCGGTCGGTTGTGCAGGACGTGCGGGCGACGATCGCGAGCGACGCGCGCGGGCTGATCGCGGCCGATGTGCTGATCACCACCGGACGTCCGTGGGACGCGAAGTCGAGAGAAAGCCTCGAGAAGGCGCTGGCCTCCGCGCCGGTCGCCGGTCGTGTCGAGGGTGTCGAGACGACGACGATGGTGCGGCCCGCAGATGAACGGCGCCCGATCGCCAAGATGGCCGAGGTACGGGGCGTGCAGGGAGGCTTCCCGCTCTACGGCCGGATCGAACTCCAGGACGGGCAGCGGTACTCGCATCGCCTGCTCGAGGGCCGGGGCGCGCTCGTCCGCCCCGAGCTGCTGTACCAGCTCGAGTCGAAGGTCGGGGAAGAGATTCTGATTGGCACCGACCGCTTCACGATTCGGGGCATCCTGGTCTCCGAGCCCGGCCGGCGGATCGCGGGTTTCAGCTTCGGCCCGCGCGTGCTGGTGGACGCGGCGGATCTGGAGCGTTCGGGCCTGCTCGGGTTCGGCAGTCGGGCAACGCGCGAGGTGCTCCTGAAGCTGCCCGATGGCGCCGTGGCCCCGCTCGTCGCGAGACTGAAGGCGGATCTGAAGGGGCAGTTCGTCAACGTGCGCTCGTATCGCGGCACTGAGGACCATGTCGGGGAAGACCTGTCGCGCGCCGAGAACTATCTGAGCCTCGTCGGTCTCGTGATTGTGATTCTGGGCGGCATCGGCGTCTCGAGCGTGACCCGCGTCTTCGTGCAGCAGAAGGTTCGGAGCATCGCGGTCCTCAAGTGCCTCGGCGCCACGAGCCGCCAAGTGTTCACGGCATACCTGGTGCAGGCACTGCTCCTCGGGGCGGCCGGCTGCGTCCTGGGCGTGGGACTCGCGGCTGCCGGGCTGGCGGCCATCCCGTGGATCTTCTCCAACCAGGCGCTGGCCGGTATCGCCCACGATCTCACGCCGTCTGCCGTGGTCCAGGGCGTGGCTATCGGTCTGCTCGTGGCCGTGCTGTTTTCGGTGGTGCCGCTGCTCGATGTCCGACGTGTCAAGCCGTCGTTGCTGCTGCGCGATGCGATCCGTGCGAAGGAACGCGACTGGGTGCGATGGGCGGCCCTGGCCGTGCTGCTTGCCTCGCTGGTGCTCATCGCGAGCTGGCAGGCGGCGTCGCTGAGGATCGGGCTTGCCGTCTCGGTCGGTCTGGCAGCCGTTGCGCTCGTCCTGCATCTGGCGGGAATCGCGCTCGTGCGCGCGCTCCGCCCGCTGGCCGCATCACGCTCGGTGGCGCTGCGTCACGCGGTACTGCGCCTGAGCCGTCCCGGCAACCAGACGCGGGCGGTGCTGCTCGCCGTCGGCCTCGGGACCTTCTTCATCGTCGGCGTCCGGTCGCTGCAGGCGAACCTCCTCGATCAGTTCACGCTGACGATCGATGCGACATCGGCTGACATGTTTCTCATCGACGTGCAGCCGGACCAGGCGGCCGGCGTTTCCGCTCTGATCGCAGAGCGCACGAAGCGGACGCCGCCGCCGCCAATGCCCGTGCTTCGCGCCCGCGTGACGGCGGTGACCGGTCGCGAGGTGAACCTGAAGACCTACGACGAGGTCCGCCGGAATCACGGGCTGGGCCGCGAGTTCACCGTGACGTGGCGGGACCGCCTCCAGCCGAATGAGCGCGTGATGGCCGGGCGGTTCTGGGGGGCGGGGCGCACGGAAGTGCCCGAGGTGTCGATTGAGCAGGGCCTCAGCGAGCGGTCGAAGATCCACGTCGGCGACACGATGCAGTTCGACGTGATGGGACGGGTCGTGTCGGCCAGGGTGACGAGTGTTCGGCAGGTGGACTGGCGCGACGCGCGACAGGGAGGGTTCATGTTCGTCTTCCGGCCCGGTCCTCT includes:
- the pgsB gene encoding poly-gamma-glutamate synthase PgsB, coding for MITPLLFCLLVLLALGGFERLARDRAWRDVPIRIHVNGTRGKSTVTRLVWSALREAGVPTLGKTTGTAARLLLPDGAERDVVRRGPASIREQLALLRLARHHGARAVVVECMALDPTLQYVSERAIVRATIGVITNVRLDHTELMGHDLQTIASTLANTIPVHAVLVHGEPLFDPLFRARAAAVGTRVTAAGLAGGKGWFEEDVATALAVTRELGIADDVARTGFQRAPLDPGTARDGVLSLRNGESHWLNATAANDPTSLAVLVDGVSATDQPRGSAPRPPLVLIYNHRADRAPRLDCFARESRDFRDADLLIITGSRPPRTVWRRLSAARGGRAPDFVPPRQLAHWLHARASGCSLVFCGNTRGLDVPRVLEEASSRG
- a CDS encoding arylesterase, whose amino-acid sequence is MTPRPRRTSCALFVVLVLHAAGCQWREPSRDIVPPPPAPAADVAPPRPRIVVLGDSLTAGLGLSKADAYPALLQQRLDRVGLRWEVVNAGVSGDTTAGGLARLDWALDGDVRILIVALGGNDGLRGLPVAAMRRNLSTIIERAHRRKVEVLLTGMEVLTNMGPEYRQQFHGAFPDLAGQHHVAFLPFLLEGVAGRPDLNQNDGIHPTAAGARIIADHVWAVLQPMLPAVAR
- a CDS encoding ABC transporter ATP-binding protein, encoding MTIATPMIELRGVSKTVASGISSLTILHPLDLDVPAGRFVAITGPSGSGKSTLLGLIAGLDGPTSGTVVIDGTDITRLDEDRLARLRGQKIGFVFQFFHLIPSLTAYENVMVPMEIAGRADAASRASVLLAEVGLTDRGHHYPSQLSGGEQQRIAIARALANDPLILLADEPTGNLDTTNGQHIMDLLRDVNQRHGTTLVLATHDAQLAAMADERLALRDGMWVPEGPESSV
- a CDS encoding FtsX-like permease family protein; the encoded protein is MSFVLRMAIREIRASWRRLLLFFVCIALGVGGIVLLRSVVQDVRATIASDARGLIAADVLITTGRPWDAKSRESLEKALASAPVAGRVEGVETTTMVRPADERRPIAKMAEVRGVQGGFPLYGRIELQDGQRYSHRLLEGRGALVRPELLYQLESKVGEEILIGTDRFTIRGILVSEPGRRIAGFSFGPRVLVDAADLERSGLLGFGSRATREVLLKLPDGAVAPLVARLKADLKGQFVNVRSYRGTEDHVGEDLSRAENYLSLVGLVIVILGGIGVSSVTRVFVQQKVRSIAVLKCLGATSRQVFTAYLVQALLLGAAGCVLGVGLAAAGLAAIPWIFSNQALAGIAHDLTPSAVVQGVAIGLLVAVLFSVVPLLDVRRVKPSLLLRDAIRAKERDWVRWAALAVLLASLVLIASWQAASLRIGLAVSVGLAAVALVLHLAGIALVRALRPLAASRSVALRHAVLRLSRPGNQTRAVLLAVGLGTFFIVGVRSLQANLLDQFTLTIDATSADMFLIDVQPDQAAGVSALIAERTKRTPPPPMPVLRARVTAVTGREVNLKTYDEVRRNHGLGREFTVTWRDRLQPNERVMAGRFWGAGRTEVPEVSIEQGLSERSKIHVGDTMQFDVMGRVVSARVTSVRQVDWRDARQGGFMFVFRPGPLDRAPATYVATARGPVDPLTRARLQRDLVDRFPNVTVIDLREILQNVEKVLSKVTLGVSVVGGLVLVVGGLILIGSVSMTRFQRIYEVAIFRTLGAGTRLLTVMTAFEYGVLGLLAGAVGSTAAIVLTWYISRYALDIRWAPYPLITLAGIAITTVLVCGVGLAASADILRRRPLGTLRSE